In Mytilus trossulus isolate FHL-02 chromosome 14, PNRI_Mtr1.1.1.hap1, whole genome shotgun sequence, a genomic segment contains:
- the LOC134697070 gene encoding uncharacterized protein LOC134697070 isoform X4 — protein MSVHEDEEEAPDFPEDFGDLVMVDEIGSDDDETTAQKTDSSVKAQSGSPIKAHTDSPIKAPTDSPIKAPTEVQVKAPTEAPIKAPTEAPTKAPTQTSIKAPTEVPIKAPTEAPIKAPTEAPIKAPTDAPIKAPTDTEVVKIKKESNESVEKSSEEQVVDTIKKETQDHANIIKSGTSEKSGLGQQSQKPQDHANIIKSDTSEKSGSGQQSQKDHGKSPAIKTVPSLNMPRKRGKRIRPGQRQRKEAAKATEAATKPKPQMKENKITPVNTSKKADPKFGSFKKKRFQESSAGRRARRLRQAARAVAAAANRPNFGQGFSSMQQNFAQGTFGPNDPFQMNRRDMTMGPMNPDNNPQNRGFFREGLDFGLRQNDFMNEPYNTRFENNEMRREHPNFYHDEEEFMRRRHDVMFNEERERMRGGFDEQQDFLRRPFDIDDVERRQMMREHTDFSIGRPNDMHHRHMEVMDQGPNYEQDHRDFHMGPSPEKGNRQGFRVGPVLMEDNEVIPSRELANIRNDPNDFRKDFSSMEDDRLFTGKPFGFDRHDRSFGQERRMMTRDDDFERDKFVKDTFRGRNMMEDFPSQEFDRMDEEKRNKFVKDTLRGWNVMEDHPSREFDLRDDSKRDRFVKDTLRGKDVMEDFPSREFNWRDEEERNRRIDYPEREEFDVEKGRPFQRKLEKCPIPGCFIECNDLFYHASQKHIPGIFKTVEDSDKISQANVTPTRVAALRALKMAILGPQSSFNALMDLVNGIGIDVPKNEELASCHWAMVEVCQDQDWKVPDRFSLNPINSPAGLIHWRPILILISLLDEKRRTSILSAFPPAGKSSMDRPTSDHFKNSSNKPKEILQTEMFTKNSSPSQPKNSNRHLRNLQARRNNVSENSQNLGDTLQNTNNQRLNSSDTNSKRKRRLRNRNRQRSGKFYQPSLNINNSSHDDRADLFSSHSQGNPDANYQMGPRDSEIMSINSSPQARDRKIRSLFDSEVEYFRPGNTSQNRNFEMTNNRNFEMMNNLGPDHTSISQNFNQMRYQRGTFNEDFQTENIVRQQGLGFTDSVSVGTMGLSSLTRQMDRSFEGSLGHNTGNAGFNSMDGMQWGQGLDYQDQFQGNIPNQQMQIWSGNGNNRHFHGH, from the exons ATG AGTGTCCATGAGGATGAAGAGGAGGCACCAGATTTCCCAGAAGACTTTGGTGATCTGGTTATGGTTGATGAAATTGGTTCGGACGATGACGAAACCACTGCACAG AAGACTGATTCTTCAGTGAAAGCACAAAGTGGTTCTCCAATAAAAGCACATACTGACTCGCCAATAAAAGCACCAACTGACTCGCCAATAAAAGCACCAACTGAGGTACAAGTAAAAGCACCAACTGAGGCACCAATAAAAGCACCAACTGAGGCACCAACAAAAGCACCAACTCAGACATCAATAAAAGCACCAACTGAGGTGCCAATAAAAGCACCAACTGAGGCACCAATAAAAGCACCAACTGAGGCGCCAATAAAAGCACCAACTGATGCACCAATAAAAGCCCCAACTGACACAGAAGtggtcaaaataaaaaag GAGTCAAATGAAAGCGTTGAGAAATCTTCAGAGGAACAGGTGGTTGATACAATTAAGAAG gAAACACAAGACCATGCCAATATTATCAAGTCAGGTACCAGTGAGAAGTCAGGATTGGGTCAACAGAGTCAG AAACCACAAGACCATGCCAATATTATCAAGTCAGATACCAGTGAGAAGTCAGGATCTGGTCAACAGAGTCAG AAGGATCATGGAAAATCACCAGCCATTAAGACTGTGCCGAGTTTAAATATGCCGAGAAAAAGAGGGAAAAGAATCAGACCAGGTCAAAGACAGCGTAAAGAGGCTGCGAAGGCCACTGAAGCTGCTACAAAACCAAAGCCccaaatgaaagaaaacaaaatcacacCGGTAAATACCTCTAAAAAAGCAGACCCAAAGTTTGGgagttttaaaaagaaaagatttcAGGAGAGCTCTGCAGGACGCCGTGCTCGAAGATTAAGACAGGCTGCTCGTGCAGTAGCTGCAGCAGCTAATAGACCAAATTTTGGTCAAGGTTTTTCTTCCATGCAACAGAATTTTGCTCAAGGGACATTTGGACCAAATGacccttttcaaatgaatcggaGAGACATGACGATGGGACCAATGAATCCTGATAACAACCCTcaaaatagaggattttttagAGAAGGGTTGGATTTTGGACTACGACAAAatgattttatgaatgaacCTTATAACACtagatttgaaaataatgaaatgagAAGAGAGCACCCTAACTTCTATCATGATGAAGAGGAATTTATGAGAAGACGTCATGATGTCATGTTTAATGAAGAAAGGGAAAGGATGAGAGGAGGGTTTGATGAACAGCAAGATTTCCTGAGGAGACCTTTTGATATTGATGATGTTGAACGCAGACAAATGATGAGAGAACACACTGACTTTTCTATTGGAAGACCGAATGACATGCATCATAGACATATGGAAGTGATGGATCAAGGTCCAAACTATGAACAGGACCATAGAGATTTTCACATGGGCCCATCACCAGAAAAAGGGAACAGACAGGGTTTCAGAGTTGGTCCCGTTCTTATGGAAGACAATGAAGTCATTCCAAGTAGAGAGCTGGCTAACATCAGAAACGATCCAAATGATTTTAGAAAGGACTTTTCATCGATGGAAGATGATCGATTATTTACCGGTAAACCCTTTGGATTTGATAGGCATGATAGGAGCTTTGGTCAAGAGAGGAGAATGATGACCAGAGACGATGATTTTGAACGAGATAAATTTGTAAAGGACACTTTTAGAGGAAGAAATATGATGGAAGATTTTCCTTCTCAAGAGTTTGATCGAATGGATgaggaaaaaagaaataaatttgtgAAGGATACTCTTAGAGGATGGAATGTAATGGAAGATCATCCTTCTCGGGAGTTTGATTTGAGGGATGATTCGAAACGTGACAGATTTGTGAAGGACACTTTGAGAGGAAAGGATGTAATGGAAGACTTTCCTTCTCGAGAATTCAATTGGAGGGACGAAGAAGAACGTAATCGCAGAATAGACTATCCAGAAAGGGAGGAATTTGATGTGGAAAAAGGTAGACCCTTTCAGCGCAAGCTTGAAAAGTGTCCCATTCCAGGGTGCTTTATTGAGTGCAATGATCTGTTCTATCATGCATCTCAAAAACATATACCGGGGATATTTAAAACAGTAGAAGATTCCGATAAAATCAGTCAAGCAAATGTAACCCCAACTCGTGTTGCAGCCCTTCGTGCATTGAAAATGGCCATTCTTGGACCTCAAAGTTCATTCAATGCCTTAATGGATCTTGTCAATGGTATAGGTATTGATGTTCCAAAAAATGAGGAGTTGGCATCCTGCCATTGGGCTATGGTGGAAGTTTGCCAAGATCAAGATTGGAAGGTCCCCGACCGGTTCAGTTTGAATCCAATCAATTCTCCTGCTGGACTAATTCACTGGAGACCTATACTGATTTTGATCAGCTTATTAGATGAAAAGAGACGAACCAGCATACTTTCTGCATTTCCTCCAGCAGGCAAGTCTTCTATGGATCGTCCCACGTcagatcattttaaaaattcatccAACAAACCAAAAGAAATTCTGCAGACTGAAATGTTTACGAAAAATAGCTCCCCATCACAGCCAAAGAATAGTAATCGTCATTTAAGAAATTTGCAAGCAAGAAGGAATAATGTCTCAGAAAATTCCCAAAATTTGGGAGACACTTTGCAGAATACAAATAACCAAAGATTGAATTCTTCAGATACAAATTCTAAGAGGAAAAGAAGACTTCGCAATAGAAATAGGCAAAGAAGTGGGAAATTTTATCAACcatctttaaatataaacaatagtaGTCATGACGATAGAGCTGATTTATTCAGCTCTCATTCTCAAGGTAACCCTGACGCTAACTATCAAATGGGACCTAGAGATTCAGAGATAATGTCTATAAATAGTAGTCCTCAAGCTAGAGATCGAAAAATAAGGTCATTATTTGACAGTGAAGTCGAATATTTCAGACCAGGAAACACTTCACAAAACAGGAACTTTGAGATGACGAATAACAGGAACTTTGAGATGATGAATAACCTAGGACCAGACCATACTTCAATATCtcaaaattttaatcagatGAGGTATCAGAGAGGTACCTTTAATGAAGACTTTCAAACTGAAAACATCGTTAGACAGCAAGGTCTTGGATTTACTGATAGTGTATCAGTAGGAACAATGGGTCTCTCCTCGCTGACTAGACAAATGGATCGGTCATTTGAGGGTTCATTAGGTCACAACACTGGCAATGCTGGCTTCAATTCTATGGATGGGATGCAGTGGGGTCAAGGATTAGACTATCAAGATCAGTTCCAAGGAAACATTCCAAACCAACAGATGCAAATATGGTCAGGAAATGGCAATAATCGCCATTTTCATGGTCATTAG